The Hemiscyllium ocellatum isolate sHemOce1 chromosome 39, sHemOce1.pat.X.cur, whole genome shotgun sequence nucleotide sequence TCATTATTCATCACTGCCCCAAGATATGAGTCCTTGATAAGACTATTGTAGTTCCATTCCTCATCTACCACACCATCCAAACCATTTTATCCCACTCTGTTTCCACTACTACATTCCCACCATTTACCTGAGAGAAAAACTCCCCCCAGCTGCCTCACTAACTCAATTCCCCTATGTTTTTTCTTCTGACCATCAATGCACCCTGGAATCTCTGCTACAATATTCCCACTTACCTGTTTCTTTGCCCTTGCCTTTGCCACCTATTTTACTCCAaaatacttcgcctctcccaaAAACCCTCTTTCCCATGACTTCAAATCAAAGGGCAATAAACTGGCGCACATTTATCGCCCATTTGGTAATCCATTGTTTGATCTGGCTCAACCACATCAAGCCATCTCATACAGTGTGGCCTTCAATGCTAAGCGTGAAGGGTTCATGTACTCATTTCCAAGACCAGAGCTAATGCAGAGCTTCCTCTGCCATGGACCTTCGcttcctctccccacacccccactgtCATGTTGGCCTCCTTCCCAGACCCCCAGCCGTTGTAGATCCTATCACACTGCAGTTTCTCCTTCAAACGTCCCTCTTGCTCACCCCCTTCACAACACTAGATTGGTCTCACCTTAAACATCTTCCAAACTCAACTTCTGGCCACTCAGCATCCTCTCCTGGGGATGTTAGAGAACTGTGAGAAATATCCAATCTGTCCCTTTGTTccctcttattttgaggctaggccccttagttctagtttcacccaccactccctgcttctatcttatttaTTCCTTTCATAAATCTATATGTTTCTCTTAGACACCCTTATATTTTTTTGAAATcccagtcgagagtgtggtgttggaaaatcacagcaggtcgggcagcttccgaggagcaggagaatcgacgttttgggcataagccactgatcaggaatgaggcttgtgggtcagggctgagagacctctcctcataagccaacgctctcaactctgaaatcaacttagtgaacctcctctgccccCCTCCAGCGTCAGTACATCCCTTCTCAGATTAGGAGATAAAACTGCAGATCTGTGAATCGGTGGAATTCCCTCACAGGGACACAAttgaggtgactttattgaatggTTTTAAGGCAaagaaagatagatttttgaacagtaaaggaattaagggttatagtgagTGAGAGGGTacgtggagctgagtccatgaaataATTGGCcgagatcttattgaatggtggagcaggcatgaTAGGCCAGATGGCCaattcctgctcttatttcttacattcttatgttCTTCAGGATGTCAGGTTAAGATCAAGATGAGGTGGAATTCTTCTCTCATCGAGTTGCgggtcttttttttagattagattagatttacagtgtggaaacaggcccttcggcccaacaagtccacaccgacccgccgaagcgaaacccacccatacccctacatttaccccttacctaacactacgggcaatttagcatggccaattcacctgacccgcacatctttgtgactgtgggaggaaaccggagcacccggaggaaacccacgctgacacggggagaacgtgcaaactccacacagtcagtcgcctgagtcgggaattgaacccgggtcttcaagcgctgtgaggcagcagtgctaaccactgtgccaccgtgccgcccactctgccaccgtgccgcccactcattGTCACAGGGGGCTGTGGGAGGACTGAGTCTTTGTGTATGTTCAAGGctcagatagattcttgatcagtcggggaatcaaaggttatggggaaaggacaggaaagtcaGACATGAGgactgtcagatcagccatgatctatgaATGGTGGAGtatgcttgaggggctgaatggcctacccctgatCCTATTTCTTTTGGTCTTATGTTCTAATCATTGGTTAAAAAAGTGTGGGATGCACAATTTTTTTTATGTAGTGCCAGACATAAGATTTCAGCCAAGAACGTACAGGTGAACAATTTGAACTAAAAGGTAATGTTTGAACATTTGGATGTACGATGAATTCAAAATTCCTTTGTACTGGCAGCTCAAAGATTTCAATTGTAAAGAAGTTGAATTAACATTGCCTGGATTCCTTTGAGTTTTGAAGATGGTGGATCAAActaattacagtgtttaaaataaTAACAATTTGTTTGCATAAAAAAAAGAGTTGATTTCCTGCAGTTGGGAAAATCCAGATTAATGTGACACAATCTTAACATTAATTCCGGATGCTGAAGAGTTAAGTCAGGGGATATCTCTTCCTAACCAAGGTCACAGATATCTAAACTTTGTTCCCTGAAGTCTTCAAAGCTGGGAGTAATTAATTTTTCTTGGAATATGGAGTAAATGTGGATAGAGATTAAAATGTCGATTACTCCTGATAGAATTGAACAACATTACAGATAGTTGGGAAAACACTGGCCCACTCCTGTCTTGTACACAGTTAGACAGAACTTACAGcactgaaagaggccatttggttcaaCTGGTCTTTGCCAGTATTGGATGCACCATGTAGGCCTCCTCCTAATTGAACCTTAAAAGCATATCCTTCAATTATTTTTGTCAATAACTGTGTGTCTAGTTTCTCCTTAAGTATATCTATGTCATTTCTCTGAATTATTCCCCATGATAGCATGCCCatattctcaccactctctggttagCGAGGTTCCTTCTGAACTCCCTCTTTGAGTTCTACAATCTATGATTAAGTATTATCCTCACAAATTCTTTTTGCAACTTTTCCAGTGTTTCACTATCCAGTTGGTTCTTGTATTGTACAGATATAGACAAATTATTGTGGGGTGACAAGGTTGCTCAGTGGTTGCAaagctgcctctcagcaccatagacccaggttcgattccagcctcaggcaactgtctgtgtggagtttgcacattctccctgtgtctgcatgagtttcatcccacaatccaaagatgtgcaggtcaggtgaattggccgtgctaaattgcccatagtggagGTTATTAGTCTGGGataaatataggttaggggaatgggtctgggtctgggtgggttactcttcagtcagtgtggacttgttgggccaaagggtctgtttctatgcagtaGGGATTCAAACTCTAATTGTGGATTGATCTATTTTCAACCATAAATGCTGGGTCTAGTTTCACTCAACAAAAGTGAAATGTTTTGATTGGACAGAGAGAAACCACAAAGTCAATGTTTAACATCCAAACTATCTGGAAAGAGAAGGCAGTTTCTTTTTCTCCATTTgcgggatatgggcattgctggctgggccagcacttattgcccatccctggttgagaaggtggcggtgagctgccatcttgaaccactgcagtccgcctactgtgggttgacccacaatgtcctttgggatggaattccaggattttaactcagtgacagtgaaggaatggtgatatatttccaagtcaggatggtgagtggcttggagcggAACTTGctgagggtggtgttcccatgtatctgctacccttgtgcTATTAGATGTAAGTTTGTGACTAAAACAAGATGTGATCAACATGTAAAAGTTATTAACCATAATCCCAGAGGAATACCTTAAAAGTAAATAAGGACAGAAGAAAGCCTTGTGGCTCAGTGGGTCAAGTTCCTAACTCTGGGTGCGAGCTCTCAGTTTGAGTCCCACTCATTGATTCCATAACCTTAGATGGTACATTCACAGTGTGAGAAAACAGGTTGATTACCAgtctgtaaatccttccaatatgCCTGTTAGCAAGTGATAAGAGTGGGAGAGTGTCCTAGTCAGCCATCCTGCAGAAGCTAAAGCACATTGTGACAGTGCACTATCCATAATAAAGGAACAAACCCATTGAAAACAAGGCCAAGAATACAGACAGATCAGGACACAGTTTCCAGATGGAGAAAGGTGAATTTAGCCTTGATTTCTTCAGACAACATATGATCGACATTGGAGACAGTAAACGATGGAAGGTGGAACATAACTAATGTGTTTAAAATAGATTTCAACTTAGCTAATGGATGGAAGAATCAAATGTTCACTCATTCAAGAGGGCCCAAAACAAAGAAAGTTAGTACAcagatacagcaggtaatcaggctAAAGGAATCTTGGCCTTTATAGATTCAAAGATTTATAGTTTCAAAAAGGCCCTTCATTCCATCAAGGCAGCAATGACATAACTCCCACTAAAAGTGAGCTAATCCCAATTACCTATACTTGTCCCACATCCTTGAAttttatgatatttgaagtactcatccaaatttcttttaaagatTGTAAGTCTTCCAGCCTCTCCTACCCGCCCAAGCAGTGTATTACAAATTCTcaccacccactgagtgaaaatgttttttcccaaatcccctcagaatcttctgccccttacctaaaactatgccctctcatgTCTGATGCCTCAATAAATGCCCCTAATCATGccgtccattcccctcataatcttTACATCTCAGTCATGCCCCTCCCTGCCCCCCAACCCCAGCCGTCTCTGCTGTAGAGAAAGCAATGCAAGCCTACCTAGTctgtccttatagctcaatttttccaacccaggcaacatcttggtgagcctcctctgtactccctcttGTGTGATCACATCCTTACTTCAAAGGAGTAGGATTATAAGAGTAAGGAACTCTTGTGAGAACTGTACAAGGTGagggggagaccacatctggagtactgtgagtagTTTTGCTCCCTTTATTTAAGATGATATAATTTCATGGGGGCAAttcagaggatgttcatgagGATGATCCTGGAGTGGCGGGATTATAttttgagcaaaggctaaacagattgggactctactcattggagtttagcagaatgagcagtgacctcattgaaacatattggattctttgagggatttgagaagatgtttccctgCATGGGAGAATCTAAGCCCAAAGGGAACAGTCTCAAACTAaagaggtgccaatttaagactgagatgaggaggaatttccttcCTGAGAGAATTGCAATCTTTGGagctccttgtcacagagagctgcgGGGCAGAGTCCGTGTGTATAcgaaggctgagacagacagattcttGTTCAgttgtggaatcaaaggttatggggaaagggcagggaagtggacgtgaggaatgtcagatcctCCATGATCCTATTAGATGGTGGAgcatactcctgttcctatttgttaTGGTCTTACTCCAGTAAATTCTGCAAGACAGCATAGTTGGCCATTTGGATCATTAGAAATAGGAGTCGGATGAAGCCATTTTGAATCATGAGCCTGTTGCATCATTCCAAGATGTTATGACCAAAGTGGCATTCAAGaggattatttggataaaaatagtgTACAAGGaatgggaaaaagcaggagatagggactaggtaatgatgctcatttagtGAGCCAGGGCAGAATGGGCTTCTTCTATACTGTAATACTCTTGCACTGTCAcacctctgtgattctgtgaagtgCATAAACCTTTCATTGTTCTACATCATTAATATCTATACTTATTAAAATCTATTGATcccaaattttaaattttaaaaaatggacccAACATGAAATgtagttccaacaccgcacagcccagatggcctccttcttcaaggaccgcagatgccccccaaacgtgatcgacgatgccctccaccgcatctcctccacttcccgctcctccgcccttgagccctgctcctccaaccgccaccaagacagaaccccactggttctcacctaccaccccaccaacctccgtatacaacgtatcatccgccgtcatttccgccacctccaaacggaccccaccaccagggatatatttccctcccctcccctatcagcgttccgcaaagaccactccctccgtgactccctcgtcaggtccacccccaccaacccaacctccactcccggcaccttcccctgcaaccgcaggaaatgtaaaacttgcgcccacacctcctccctcacttccctccaaggccccaagggatccttccatatccgccacaagttcacctgtacctccacacacatcatctattgcgtccgctgcacccgatgtggcctcctctatattggggagatgggccgcttacttgcggaacgcttcagggaacacctcagggatgcccggaccaaccaacccaaccaccccgtggctcaacactttaactctccctcccactccaccgaggacatgcaggtccttggactcctccaccggcagaacataacaacacgacggttggaggaggagcgcctcatcttccgcctgggaaccctccaaccgcaagggatgaactcagatttctccagtttcctcatttcccctccccccaccttgtctcagtgggttccctcaactcagcactgccttcctaacctgcaatcttcttcctgacctctccgcccccaccccactctggcctatcaccctcgccttgacctccttccacctatcacatctccatcgcccctcccccaagtccctcctccctaccttttatcttaacctgcctggcaccctctcctcattcctgatgaagggcttatccccgaaacgtcgaatttcctgctccttggatgctgcctgacctgctgtgctttaaccagcaacacattttcagctctgacctccagcatctgcagccctcattttttaccccaacatgaaatgtcatttgcaaacagaGTTCCAAGCTTCACCCTGGTTTTTTTCCGTATAAATGCGTCGTAACTTTATTTCTAAACGATGTGGCTCCAAACTCAAAGCTCTGTCCCCTAGACCTGGACTCGGAGACCAGTGGGAATTGTTTCTGATTGCTTTTCTGACCAACTTGCTCTGACTGGACCGGATGGATTTGCGGTCTTCCGGAAGGCCAGTATCTTGAGAAAAACCTGGGAACGAAAGGAAAGGATTTTGAATTAaatccgcccccaccccaccttccctcAAATCTGACTGACCGACACCATCCCCCTCCCAATGTAGATACCCACCAACTCACATGTTGAGCAGCTGTTCGGAATTCCTTAACAGCTATTCCACCGAATAGTGCTTCCTGTGGATTTACAGCTTCATTCTAAGCTAATTGAACATCACTTCAAACATAAGTATCAGCAAATCCAGAAGGGGGTGTACAGGAATAGAATAATTAGGGAAGAAGTAAGGAACTTGAAGCTGTTAAAGAGCCCTTCTCAGCCCAGTGTTCCATACATTGGTCTCACTTGTGACTGTTAGAATGGAACCTGTCTCGCTCTACTCCTGAACACAGCGAGAGTTGTCATGTAAGTTTCAAAAAATAGTTCCTTTAATACTTCCCCAAGCCCTGCAATTAATTACATTCAAAGGGCAGGTGGAAATAAAGGAGGAATGCTACTATGAACCAATTCTCAAAGTCGATTATCCATAAAGCTCCCAGAAAGATTCACATATCCAAAATAAAAGCTGATGAAAGCTCACAGACCTGACCCCCTGAACTATCTCTCACtttacagatgctgtctgaccggctcaGTATTTCAAGTATTTGACATGGTTATATATTTTTTacaatttttgttttggtttacaAGTTAGCAGGATTTAAAAGGAAAGTGGGTGCATATTGAAGAACTAAAACTGAGAGAGGGGCATGAGAATGGGGGTGGAGCGGAGCACAGCATTAAAAGAGCTAGCACGAATCCAAAGGGCCGAACAGTTTATTTCTTTTCGTTTTCCCCACGTTGAGAGATAAAGGAGAGGCGGGGTCAAGAGATTAACTTGACCGCATTATTCAAGTCAGTGGTGCAGAAATCTTGATAAGTAACTCTTCAAATCTGTCCCGAATGCCCTCCCTTGCTCACGGCTCCCGGAAGGATCGATCCCTTGGTGCCACGTCAGGGTTCAGACCGACCCTAACACCGCTTGTGGTCGGCGAGAGGCGGGGCAAATGGGAACAAGGTGAAAGGATTTTCCACCAAACACAAAGAGAAGCCGAGTACCAGCCGCGGGGAGGAGAGAGGGCATACCAGTCACTCGGTACCGGGCAGCACTCAGTCCGCCCTTCCCAGCTCCTCTCCGGTCATCATGTTGTTTCCTTTCTTGCTATTCATGCCTTTGGCATCCGCCAATTTAACGGAGATGACCTTCGAGTTGGCAGACAGAGAGATCCAGTGCTTCTATGAAGAGTTGCAGAAAGATGCCAAGTGCAACTTCGTTTTTCAGGTAAAGTGCAGTCACACAGTGGCCAGATTAACCTAGCTGTAAACTGTCAAACATGGGAGGTCTCAACACCAGGTTTTACTCCACATGGAATGAAGAGAATGTTTCTTTTTGACTTGACCTTAAGAGTTTGCTCCCGGACATTGTTCAGCTTCCTAAGGCAGGGTATGGTCCTGACTCGACAGGCTaataaaaagcacagcaggtcaggcagtatccgaggagcagggggagaattgatgtttctggcattagcccttcatcatctgcagtcctcacttctcctAAACGTTAATTTTAAAACCTGTTATTACCCAACAGCAGAAAGTGAAGGAAAGATGGATAAGCAtgtgaaatgtcataacattcgaAAGTATGGGTCAAGTGCTAGAAAGTGGGATTTAGTGAATCTCAACACAGAGTCGACTGGCCAAAGGCCctcctctgtgctgtatgactctgacccTCGTTGACTCTTAAAGGATCTTCTTTGTGGGAATAAATTGGAATAgtgtctgttgttgtggttctgttagccgagctgggaatctgtgttgcaacacaaattcacaaCTCAGCGAACAATACCACAACAAcgacgagcacccgagctacaaatcttctctcaaacttggAATAATGTCTGGTTTTGCAGCCATATGGTGGCATCTCCAATGGGCTGGTTATTTTTTCATAACCGTTTATTCTATAGCTTTTTGGGAGTTTTGTTTTGGTAAGTAGCAAGATGGATGGTGTAATTATGGTCAGACTGAGCTTACCTGTGAGATGAAGGTTGAATTCCCACTCCAGCGCAATGTGAAGTCAGACAGAAGTTGGTGTCTTTCTAGTGAGATATCACAAAAAGGGACACTTGCTGTTACATAGTGCTTTTCATGACCACCAGGGGCAgtactgtggcacagtggctcagtggttggcaccgctgcctcacagcgccagggtcccaggtttgattccagcctcgggtgactgtctgtgtagagtttgcacattctccctgtgtctgcatgggtttcctccaggtgctccggtttcctcccacagtccaaagatgtgcaggttaggtgaattggccatgctaaattacccatagtgctaggtgcattagtcagaggtgggttactcttcagagggtcggtgtggactggttgggccgaagggcctgtttccacactgtcgggaatctaatctaaaatacttTATGATTTCAGTAatcttgaaatgtcataatataGGAAGCAAGGTCCCATAAACAGCAACGTAATAACAACCAAATAATTATTTTTGTTGACATTAATATTGGTCGGGCCTCACCTTCAGTGCTCTTCTTTGAAATGTGACCATCATgggaaggttaaaaatcacacacctggttatagttcaacagctttatttggaagtacaagctttcagaacgttgctccttccaagtaaacctgtttgactctaacctgatgctgtgtgatttttaactttgtccacttcaGTACCTCCACACCATGGGCATCATGAGAAGGCCATTGACTTAGCATCTCATCCATGTGGCAGCATCTCTGATACTGCAGCACACCCTCACTACTTCACGAGAGTGACAGACTGGCGTTTTGTGCTGAAATCATAGACTGGCATTTGAAGACTCAACTTTGTAACTTGGAGGTAAGAGtgttggctcagttggctggcttGTAACACACTTGTATACCAACAAAGTGAggtcaattcctgcaccagcttaAGGCCACTGTGAAGTCTCTCTTGTTTGTAATGTGGTGATGCTCAGGTTGAACTATTGCTAGTTGTCTCTGCGTaatgaggtgaaaatgtgttgctggaaaagcgcagcaggccaggcagcatccaaggaacaggagaatcgatgttttgggcataagcccttcttcctgaagaagggcttatgtccgaaatgtcgattctcctgttccttggatgctgcctgacctgctgcacttttccagcaacacattttcagctctgatctccagcatctgcagacctcactttctcctctgcctCATGAGGGAATGGGTTTGTAGTTACTTCACTACATTCACACAGAAGATGCTCTGCCATCTAGTGTAGAGTCCTAGCAGtggggaaacagaccatttgacccatcaaagccacaccgatcctctgaagagcatcctccctctgtaaccctgcatttcccacagctaatccacctagcctgcacatccttgtgcactataggcaatttagcgtggccaatccacttaacctgcacatcttcagactcgtgggcacctggaggaaacctgctcagacaggaggagaatgtgcaaactccacactgacggTCGCTcgatggtggaattgaacctgggtccctggtgctgtgaggcagcagtgctaaccacatgaGCCACTGCACCAGTGTTAACATTTGCATCAGCTGTTCAAGACCGAAGGAGTTCTCCTGGTGCATGAGCCAGCCATCATTTTTACatcttttctctttcaccactATCAACAAGCCCTGTATCTTTTACACGGAGTCTCTCCATCACCCACCCTCATGTTCTTCCTCTGCTTCTGTCAAAAGTACAAAAAAAAGTTCCCAacttctttcagttctgaagaagtgtcatactgCACTTGAAACATACACTCGGTTTCTCCCGTCACAAATGCTGTCAggactgctgtgtttctccagtattttcggCGCTTTTGTTCTTACATCGGTAACTGATTGTGCAGTGTGCTGAATACTGTGTGTAAAATGGCTGCTATGTTTGCCTGTATAATCATAGCCTGTGTGTTTCATTGTAATTTAGTGCATGTCAAGAACTTAGAACATTAACTGGTGAGTGGACTTTGAACTTGACTGCATGATACCAGCACTGGGAGCCCCACTGTGTATTCTCCGATGCACAGCACTGTATTGTCTGTGGAAAGGATGATAAAAATAGTCAGTTCCTTTGTACCTAGGCCAATGCACTAAATGATGGTTCACAGTTAATGTTCCAAACTTGCTGATATGGGGAGAGACCTCCAACAAGCCCTGTATCACTGATATGTGTCTGGAGCTAGGGAATATCCCAGTATGCACACTTCCACTGCCCTTATATGGGACAGTTAAAGTTCTGACAATCAGTTTTATCCTGTCTGAAACCTTTGCAATTCCAACGACCTTGAGATCAGCCAGCCAAATGGAGACTGTTTGCGTTAGTCCCAAGGGTAGCTTGTTAATTGAAATCAGACAGTCTCTGATACTTCAATGGAACAgcagaaaatgtttaaaaattgtcACATTGCAAATAGAATGACAACTTGAATTTATGTAGTACCTATAACATCATAAAAATGTTCCCCAAGAATGTGATTTGACACCTTCTCACATGAGGAGATGTTATGATGGATGATTTGGccaaactggcagatggagtttcgaTATAATGTCGTATCTTTATCGGCAGCACCTCCagcagtgcaacactcccttagTTCTGCAACAGTTCTGTGTTTAATACCTGGAGTAAAACATAAACCTGGGGACCTTGCAAGACAGAGGTCAGGCAGCTACTGTGACAGCTGTTTTGGTTTGAGCTCTCTTATGATAGGAACTGCTACCTGGATCAGTTTTTGATCTTTTgaagtagacagacaggaggctggaagaacagcctGAGTActttgggttccagcatctgcagttttttttgtctttaatcCTTTGACACCAGTTAAACATTTGTGTTCTCACCAGGTGGTTGCAGGTGGTCACTATGATGTGGATTGCTTCATCGAAGATCCCAGAAGGCGAATGATCTACAGGAAGCACAAGATACGGCAGGACAGCTTGGCTGTGAAAGTGGAGCTCTCCGGTGTCTACAGCTTCTGCTTTGGCAACCAGTTCTCCACCTTCAGCCACAAGAAGATTTACTTCCACCTTGAAGTCGGTGAGGAAATCCCCATTTTTGCCACTGCTGAGGGCAAGGACAGTGCTCTCACACAGGTAAGTAATCTGGCTACTCACCCTCACAGAGCCTCAGACTTTTACTGTGTTTCAAATATATTTCTTTTAATAGTGAGACCTCGCAGATGGCTCCATTGCACCAGGATTGAGTGAGAGGGGTGACTGTGTGAAGGCAGACTCAGATATTCAATCCCACGGCTTGTAGGATAGTTCTGTGACTTTGGCTAAACCGTGGAAGATCCTTGCAATAGCCACAGGAGCTCACTGAGCTCTACctcaggaggccatttggtccattattTGGGGATACTAGCatcatgttcaattctggtctccctgcaatagaAAAGAAGTTGTTAAACCTGACCGGGTACAGAAAgtatttacaagggtgttgccagggctggagggtttgagttacagggagaggctgaataggctggtgctattttctctggaacatcggaggctaaggggtgaccttacagaggtttattaaatcatgaggggcatggatagaataaatagacaaagtctttttcgaAGAGTGAACATttctaaaactagggggcataggtttaaggtgaatggggaaagatttaaaaggacctaaggggcaacttttttcacacagagagtggtgcgtgtttgcaatgagctgccagaggaagtagtggaggctggtacaattacagcatttaaaaggcatctagatgggtatatgaataggaaggttttagagggatatggcaaatgggaatagttaagtttggatatctgattggcatggacgagttggaccgaaggttctgtttccgtgctgtacatctcaatgattctataTTAATGTCACTGGATGAGTAATCTAGATGTCCAAACTAATGCTCTGGAGACacaagttcaaattccaccacagcaactggtggaatttaaattcacttaTTAACTCTGAAATATAAAGCTAGTCTCAACAAAGATGGCTATCAAGGCTCCCTCTAAGTTGTGCAGCTGTAGGGAAGCTCTGCAAAGCTGATGGTGTGTAGACAAGTTGACCTCCAGTCCTAGATGTCACTGCATTGAAAGTCTGTACAATGACAGGAACGATCAGAGGAAATGTAGTGGCCATGACAACTATCACCAATAGTAGTAAAAACCcttctggttcactcatgccctttaacAAACGGattctgtcatccttacccagtctggtctacatgtcaCTTCTGACTCAACAATATGATTAACTCCTAACTACCCAATGACATGACCTAATAAGccactcaagggcaattagggatgggcaacaaattggccttgcca carries:
- the LOC132834184 gene encoding transmembrane emp24 domain-containing protein 3-like, which codes for MPLASANLTEMTFELADREIQCFYEELQKDAKCNFVFQVVAGGHYDVDCFIEDPRRRMIYRKHKIRQDSLAVKVELSGVYSFCFGNQFSTFSHKKIYFHLEVGEEIPIFATAEGKDSALTQLEASCLSIHTALRSVMNMQTQQRVQALIDHLHAEDMNSHIIYWASSETIILFLVTVGQVIILKRFFTDKRANVTGSLYLGLQPFNVGSEQTSNRKLFGSQICSDIQLDHV